In Lachnospiraceae bacterium, the DNA window TTTTTTTGCTTTGCAGGTGGCAGAAAGAAGAGTAAGTACATCTTCTGTACATGTTGGCATAACAGCGATCTTTGCAATATGAGCACCAGCTTCTTCCATTTGCTTTAATATGGAAAGAATCTCATTTTCAGAAGGAGTCTTAAAGAAATCATGGTTGGAAAAAATAGTTTTTACATTCTTTTCTTTCGCAAGGGCGACCAGTTCTTCAACCCCTTCCCGGCCAGAAAACAGCTCAATATCCACCAGATCCACCAGACTGGAGCAGATCGCCTTTTTAACCAGATCCTTATATTGTAAAAGACTGGCAGCCATGTTGCCGCCTTCCTTTTTTGTCCGGAATGTAAAAAGAAGAGGAGTGTTACCGGCAGCTTTCCGGATGGTAGGAAGGATCTCTTCTAGATATCCCTCTTTAAAAATATCCTCCATCCAGTCAGTTCTCCATTCTATGAGATCGGCACCGTATTCCAATGCTCTTTTCATATCATTTAAAAGTGCAGGGAAACTGGTGCTTACAAGTGGAATACATATCTTTGGTATACCTTCTCCTAAGACTATATTTCTTACAGAAACAACAGTGGTATGCTCCATGTTTATTATTCTCCTTTGATTCCAACATCATTTTATTATCTGTATTATAAGACATAAAAACAGACCTTGTCTATATTTTCCTGCATATTCAAATCCACATCCTACGTGATCAGTACAGTTATTTACGAAACGATGTACTAGTGTACTAACAAATTGATTTCTAAATCAATACGTGATATCATATAATTATCCCACTCAATTTACGAAAGAAGGAAAATTATATGGGACGTCCTACTCAATATTCTGTTTCTCTCAGCTAGGAAGAGAAAGAAAAACTTTTAGCTATGAGCAAAGACAATAAACTTTCAGCACGTGTTTCCAAGAGTGTTCTGATTCTTTTAGCTTTGGACAATAAAACGAATTCGGATATTGTTGACTAAGGTCCGAAAGCCACCGGTACACATGACAGATGCGCATTTGGGAGAAAATCCTTTGTTTGTGGGCTTGCGTCGCCTATTGTCAGAACTGCGAACCAAACTCGCACGCTTTGCGTGCTCAAACAGTGGTTCTCCGTTCTGACGCTATGTGCGCCCACTCACGGATTTTCAAACAAATGCTTATTCTGTCATGTGTACCGGCGGCTTTCTACGTTATTGGCAATAAAAAATGTAGGAGCAAACCAATAAGCAGTTTTCATGTAGATGGGGGATTGTATTTAAGTACGGCATTTTTTATGTGACCTATCCAATACAGTAGAAAGGGCTCACCCATGTATAATAAGCATTCGGCAGGCAATTTTGTCCATTTTGTGAGCATAGCTGGCAGGTTGGAGGCACTGTTTGAGCGAACGCAGTGAGCGAGTTTGCCGGAGACCTGCCTGATCGGCGGCGGAGCAAAATGAACAAAATTGCCGTGAATGCGTTTATACATGGGTGAGCCCTTTCGGACCTTATTGAACTAAATCCAAAGTTTGACTCATAAAAATGGATCAGACTTGGAAATATATTGCTTTAGAAATCAATTTGCCGGTACACTAGTACATCGTTTTCGAAATAACTATACTACTCACTTATCTGCGAATCTGATTGCACAGGCCTAAAAGCCTCAGCGTAGCCCACTACGCCTGCGTTTTTAGACCTGCACACTCAAATCCGCATCCTACGTGATCCGTACAGTTATTTACGTAGACTGGGGAACGGATATGGAAAAACATGGGAAATTATAACAAAAATCTTGCGCTTGAGGGGGCTTTCGGTTAAAATAAACTCATCATTACAAGATGTGTTCCTGGAATGGTGGAGTACATCATAAGAGAAAGGATGTGCAGCATTTATGAAGTGCCCGTACTGTAATGAAGCAGATACCAAAGTGATCGATTCCCGTCCGGCAGATGACAACAGTTCTATTCGCAGACGTCGTCAGTGTGAACGTTGCGGCAAGCGTTTTACCACTTATGAAAAATTAGAGACCATGCCCCTTATGGTGATTAAAAAAGATGAATCCAGAGAAGTCTATGACCGCTCAAAAATTGAAGCGGGTATTCTTCATTCCTGCCATAAACGTCCTGTATCCCCACGTCAGATCAGTACCATGATCGATGAGATCGAAAACCAGATCTTTAACAGGGAAGAGAAGGAAATCTCTACTTCCGTGATCGGGGAACTGGTCATGGATAAGTTGAAAAGTGTAGATGAGGTGGCGTATGTGCGTTTTGCTTCTGTTTACAGGGAGTTTAAGGATGTAAGTACCTTTATGGAAGAGTTAGGAAAACTTCTGAAAAAGTGAATCTAAAAGAAAGTAGAATTTAGTATGTTTCAATGTTTTTATCCCGGTAAAATAGAGGATTCCTCTTATGTTATTCCTTATGAAAACTGGAAAAAAATGGGAATCCAGGGGATCATTTACGATATCGATAATACATTAGTTCCCCATGGGGCACCGGCAGATGAGAGAGCCATAAAATTATTTGAACATTTGAAAGAGCTGGGTCTTAAGACCTGCCTTCTCTCTAATAATAAAGAACCGAGGGTGAAGTCCTTTGCAGACCAGGTAAAAAGCCCTTATATTTATAAAGGTGGGAAACCGGGAGCCAAAGGCTATAAAAAGGCTATGGGGATTATGGGCACAGATATAAAGACCACTTTGTTTGTAGGAGATCAGCTTTTTACAGATATCTTGGGTGCCAACTGGCTGGGAATACAGACCGTCCTGGTAAAGCCTATTAACCCAAAAGAAGAGATACAGATCGTTTTAAAACGCTATCTGGAAAAGCCAGTCCTGTATTGTTACAGGAAAAGCCTGAAAAAGGGATAGATACAGGAAGGATAATAGGAAAAGTCCTGAAAAGAAGAAAGAGACAGCAGGAGAGAGTATAATGGATGGAAGAACAAAAGTATATGGGGTGATAGGAGATCCTGTGGAGCACTCCATGTCACCTCTTATGCATAACTTTTATGCCAGACGCACTGGAAAGGATCTGGTGTATGTTCCTTTTCATGTAAACCGGGGAACTGTAGAAATGGCAGTAAAAGGAGCATTTGCATTAAATATCCAGGGGATCAATGTCACCGTTCCCCACAAACAGGATGTGATGAAATGCTTAGAGGCTATTGACGAAGATGCCCTGGCTATTGGAGCTGTGAATACGCTGGTGCGCACAGAGCATGGTTACAAGGGATATAATACTGACGGTGCCGGCCTGAAACGGGTTATGGATGAGGCTGGTATCTCTATTACAGGAGAAAAATGTATTCTGCTGGGGGCGGGAGGCGCAGCCAAGGCAGCTGCTTATATCCTTGCAAAGTCCGGTGCGGCAGTTGTTTATATCTTAAACCGCAGCCTGGAGAAAGCTGCAGCCCTGGCAGATTATATCAACGGGCTTGCAGGGCGGGAAGTACT includes these proteins:
- the nrdR gene encoding transcriptional regulator NrdR, yielding MKCPYCNEADTKVIDSRPADDNSSIRRRRQCERCGKRFTTYEKLETMPLMVIKKDESREVYDRSKIEAGILHSCHKRPVSPRQISTMIDEIENQIFNREEKEISTSVIGELVMDKLKSVDEVAYVRFASVYREFKDVSTFMEELGKLLKK
- a CDS encoding YqeG family HAD IIIA-type phosphatase, with protein sequence MFQCFYPGKIEDSSYVIPYENWKKMGIQGIIYDIDNTLVPHGAPADERAIKLFEHLKELGLKTCLLSNNKEPRVKSFADQVKSPYIYKGGKPGAKGYKKAMGIMGTDIKTTLFVGDQLFTDILGANWLGIQTVLVKPINPKEEIQIVLKRYLEKPVLYCYRKSLKKG
- the aroD gene encoding type I 3-dehydroquinate dehydratase, whose product is MEHTTVVSVRNIVLGEGIPKICIPLVSTSFPALLNDMKRALEYGADLIEWRTDWMEDIFKEGYLEEILPTIRKAAGNTPLLFTFRTKKEGGNMAASLLQYKDLVKKAICSSLVDLVDIELFSGREGVEELVALAKEKNVKTIFSNHDFFKTPSENEILSILKQMEEAGAHIAKIAVMPTCTEDVLTLLSATCKAKKELSCPVITMSMAKAGLISRLSGEVFGSCLTFGAAGNVSAPGQINALKLRSVLEILHENS